From Funiculus sociatus GB2-C1:
CATGGTGGGACAGTTGGAAGAAATGATGGTGCAAAGCTTCCCCTACGAAGTGCCATCAGAGTACAGCAACCTGCCTCAACTCAAAGGTCGCGCCACCGTGGAAGTGACAACCAATCAAGGCACTATTACTTTAGTGGTTGACGGCTACAGTGCGCCCGTGACTGCTGGTAACTTTGTCGATTTAGTTCAGCGCGGCTTCTATGATGGTCTGGAGTTTGTTCGCGCCGAAGAGTCCTACGTGCTGCAAGTGGGAGATCCACCAGGGCCAGATCAAGGTTTCATTGACCCAAAAACTGGCAAGTACCGCAATATCCCCTTAGAAGTGCTAGCCAGAGGCGACCAAGAACCCGTCTATGGCATTACCTTAGAAGATGCTGGACGTTATCGCGATCAGCCAGTGCTTCCCTTCTCCGCCTACGGTGCGGTTGCGATGGCACGTCCTGAAGGGGAACCCGATGGTGGTTCTTCCCAGTTCTTCTTCTTCTTGTTTGAACCAGAACTGACCCCAGCAGGACGCAACCTCTTGGATGGGCGATATTCCGTCTTTGGCTATGTAACTGAAGGCAAAGAAGTCTTGCAAAAGCTGAAAGCAGGTGACAAGGTTGAATCTGCGAAGGTCGTCCAAGGGGCGAAAAATCTAGTTCAGCCACAAGTAGCATAAACATCTAGTTGATATGTAGAGTTATAAGTAGGGTGGGCAATGCCCACCCTACTTGCTAAGAACTTTATGCCAATTCTTGAAGTAATCTTTGTAGTCGCCGCGAGTGTAATGGCAATTATGTTGTTTCATAGTACCTCGCAGCAACAACAGCAACAAAGACAGCTAGAAAATGCTTTTTATCAATTACTAGAAGCTCAAAATAGCTGCATTTCTCTGATCCAATTGGCAGCAGCAGCTAGAGTAGATGCTCAAGTGGCTAAGCAATACCTGGATCGTCAGATACAGTTATTAGGTGCTATGCCAGAAGTTGATAATGATGGCGATACTTTTTACCGCTTCCCGAAACTGCGTTTGCCACCTTCAGAT
This genomic window contains:
- a CDS encoding peptidylprolyl isomerase, translating into MLQKNRSILNWCKRLAQTSVLALLLITLSVGLSAAWWDTSAKSVRDSGLPSGNAITDGKALLRYALPIENQEIRNMQSSLEDIANQLRGKRWSPITSDITRADRILSDRVSELLANIPESQKPEALALIDNMKQQISQLREAVEAKDKEQTWTERGKLLDMVGQLEEMMVQSFPYEVPSEYSNLPQLKGRATVEVTTNQGTITLVVDGYSAPVTAGNFVDLVQRGFYDGLEFVRAEESYVLQVGDPPGPDQGFIDPKTGKYRNIPLEVLARGDQEPVYGITLEDAGRYRDQPVLPFSAYGAVAMARPEGEPDGGSSQFFFFLFEPELTPAGRNLLDGRYSVFGYVTEGKEVLQKLKAGDKVESAKVVQGAKNLVQPQVA